Proteins encoded by one window of Puntigrus tetrazona isolate hp1 chromosome 25, ASM1883169v1, whole genome shotgun sequence:
- the ppp1r32 gene encoding protein phosphatase 1 regulatory subunit 32, with protein MYCKAVTSPSRVVSHTCHVASSCRHCPGNGYLVTSARIKEQLKSRTGMWFYCAEGRQSPMVGPLGAVRPLVGPGRPGRRPTNIGLDQYCTSYRQSYSKELFQSCLGHHFGTGYSANHRPLLYYSSSLDRYDNPQFGLSLLDSFESQTKRHYRRLVLPDGTEPLACSGSRHRESGYLQLRSQPRPRAGSCQTEYKGTHIPHRLRVLVGPIEDSGYTKEASLQPNTFLPQNINMDDARRTQESVMRTDFLPGCFLQGSEALPKLASRALRETGFTRETQRPLTSSAFLRGGVSEDSGQKAKSAAAGWSIGPMGSSGFVLNAPNITSLSHTPADPQHFLTHYQNKFCDRSSVVQQRSEWVRGGIQRLRKSGYSGRDTDRFNLSGFSVLASQ; from the exons ATGTACTGTAAAGCCGTTACCTCACCTTCCCGCGTCGTGTCACACACGTGTCACGTGGCGAGCTCGTGCCGCCATTGTCCTGGTAACGGTTACCTGGTAACGAGCGCGAGGATAAAAGAGCAACTCAAATCGCGCACAGGTATGTGGTTTTACTGCGCGGAGGGGCGACAG TCACCGATGGTTGGACCCTTGGGTGCAGTGAGACCTTTGGTTGGACCGGGCAGACCAGGGAGGCGTCCGACTAACATCGGCCTCGACCAATACTGCACCTCCTACAGACAGTCTTACA GTAAGGAGTTATTCCAGTCATGTCTAGGTCATCATTTTGGGACGGGTTACTCTGCCAACCACCGTCCTCTTCTGTACTACAGCTCCAGCCTGGACCGCTATGATAATCCACAGTTTGG CCTCTCGCTGTTGGACAGTTTTGAGTCTCAAACGAAGCGTCATTACCGGCGTCTGGTTCTGCCCGACGGGACGGAGCCTTTGGCCTGCTCGGGGTCCAGACACAGAGAGAGCGGATATTTGCAGCTCCGATCTCAGCCAAGACCT AGAGCAGGGTCCTGTCAGACCGAATATAAAGGCACTCACATTCCTCACCGCCTCAGAGTTTTAG TTGGACCCATAGAAGATAGTGGATACACTAAGGAAGCCAGTCTACAACCGAACACCTTTCTCcctcaaaatattaacatg GATGACGCTCGCAGGACACAGGAAAGTGTGATGAGGACTGACTTCCTTCCCGGATGTTTCCTACAG ggCAGTGAAGCATTACCAAAACTTGCCTCCCGTGCACTTCGAGAAACTGGATTTACAAGAGAAACCCAGAGGCCACTGACCAGTTCG GCCTTTCTACGGGGTGGTGTTAGTGAAGACAGCGGACAGAAGGCTAAAAGTGCTGCTGCTGGATGGTCCATTGGGCCAATG GGCTCATCAGGATTCGTCCTGAACGCCCCCAACATCACAAGCCTCTCACATACACCAGCCGACCCGCAACACTTCCTCACACACTACCAAAACAA GTTTTGTGACCGATCATCAGTGGTGCAGCAGAGATCAGAATGGGTGAGAGGAGGCATACAGAGACTCAGAAAAAGCGGGTATAGTGGACGAGACACGGATAG GTTTAATCTTAGTGGATTTAGCGTCCTAGCATCGCAATAA